One Brassica napus cultivar Da-Ae chromosome C4, Da-Ae, whole genome shotgun sequence genomic region harbors:
- the LOC106454631 gene encoding LIM domain-containing protein PLIM2a, producing the protein MTRKKQLILCFCILVEPCLETKRRRTYRKMAFTGTLDKCKACDKTVYVMDLLTLEGNTYHKSCFRCSHCNGTLVISNYSSMDGVLYCKTHFEQLFKESGNFSKNFQTGKTEKSNDQMTRAPSKLSSFFSGTQDKCATCHKTVYPLEKVNMEGECYHKTCFKCAHSGCPLTHSSYASLNGVLYCKVHFNQLFLEKGSYNNVHQAAAKHRRSASSGASSPPSEEQKPEDNTSIPGGEGGEEEVAPEAAGEEPEPVAES; encoded by the exons ATGACAAGAAAGAAACAACTGATCCTTTGTTTTTGTATTCTCGTTGAGCCGTGTCTGGAGactaaaagaagaagaacatatAGAAAAATGGCGTTTACTGGAACGTTGGATAAATGCAAGGCATGTGACAAAACCGTCTACGTGATGGATTTGTTGACTTTAGAGGGAAACACTTATCACAAATCATGCTTCAGATGCAGCCATTGCAATGGCACTCTCGTGATAAGTAACTACTCATCAATGGATGGAGTTCTTTACTGCAAGACCCACTTCGAACAGCTTTTCAAAGAATCTGGAAACTTCAGCAAGAATTTTCAGACAGGAAAGACAGAGAAGTCTAATGATCAAATG ACTCGAGCTCCAAGCAAGTTATCTTCATTCTTCAGTGGAACACAAGACAAGTGTGCGACTTGTCACAAAACCGTTTATCCACTTGAGAAAGTAAACATGGAAGGAGAGTGTTACCACAAGACTTGCTTCAAATGTGCACACAGTGGTTGTCCTTTGACTCACTCTTCTTACGCCTCTCTCAACGGTGTCCTCTACTGTAAAGTCCATTTCAATCAGCTCTTTCTCGAGAAAGGGAGTTACAATAATGTTCATCAAGCTGCTGCTAAGCATCGTCGATCCGCCTCTTCTGGTGCCTCTTCTCCGCCTTCTGAAGAACAGAAACCTGAAGATAACACCTCAATTCCCGGGggagaaggaggagaagaagaagtggcACCTGAAGCTGCAGGAGAAGAGCCTGAGCCTGTGGCTGAGTCTTGA